In Oryza sativa Japonica Group chromosome 8, ASM3414082v1, the sequence GCTTTGACACATCAATAAATGAATGTCAATGATAATTAAACAAATTTACTAAATTCCACAACTTGCATGTATAAGCTTCTAAGGTATCAATACAAAATCAATAAATTAAAGACAGCAGGATGGTAGAAAACTATATTTATGAGAAATTAAAGTTTCTTaagattttttaagaaaaaataaacaatgAGCATTCAATTAAGAAGGGAAATACATAACTTTAATTTAAATTCATTTTGTTAGACCTGTTTTCGAAAAGAAATAACAAGCATGCCCgtgcgaatgcgcgggctaccttcctagtttattTAAATTGTGATTAGTTTTAGCATATATGAAATACTATCAAGGAACtcagtttaaaattttatatccaCCATGGTTTAAAATTTGAAGTATAGTCATACtcaatatatataggagtagagTTTTGTGAAACTTGATAATTATAATAATATCTGAGAAAAGGTTAAAATAACTAGGTTTTATGAtactttgttttttaaaaaaaaaaaagaagtaggAGCTCAAGTGGCCGTTCCCAAATTGATTTCTCGCCTCCACTCGTTTGTGGGGGTGATCCAGTCGCGCGCTCCTCCTTCCACGCGCCAAAACcccagccaccaccaccatctcccGTCCCGTTCCCACCAAAATCTCCCCCTCCGATTTCGcgcggctgcggtggtggtgcGTGTGCTGCTGCCACTGACGTTGCGGCGGGAGAGCGCGATCGATGTCTGTGCAGTGCGCGGTCCGGCCGCTCGCGgcgctcccggcggcggcgggcacgtCGCGCTCGCGCCGCGTTGGCGGGGCGAGCCATGTCGCTGTTGCTGCCGTGCCGTCTTCGCCCCGCCGGCCGAGGCGCGCTGCCTCCGTCGCGCCGGTCAGGGCGGCCGAGTCGtccccgccggccgcggcgcccgcgccgccgtcgtccgggGCCGCGGCCGGGAAGGCCGTCGTCCCCGACGAGGAGTTCACCCTCGCCAAGGTGAGCCACCGGGGGCGCGTTCTTTAATTCTTgcggtagcagcagcagcagcagcgacagcAGGTGTTGAATtgtagcggcggcgacgagtttCTGACGGCGAATGGAATCTCACTTCATGCAGGTTTCGTTCGGTGTGATTGGGCTAGGTGTCGGTGGCACCCTCTTGTCGTAAGTTGGGATTGCACAATTGTGCTTGGCATTATTCAGAATGATGAAGTAGCTTGAAAGGCTTGATTTGGTGCGTTCTTGTGATTTCAGGTATGGATTCGGGGCGTATTTCAACCTGCTTCCTGGTTCGGAGTGGTCTGCACTTATGCTAACATATGGTTTTCCACTCACCATCATCGGCATGGCATTGAAGGCAAGAACTATCCCCCATGTGACATGTACAAGAGGAGAGGCAATGAGGCATATGACATGTTGAGACATATCAATTGTATTTGTTTAGATTGTTTGACCATACTGGTCAACTTAAGACCTTCCTCAGGAAGGTGCCTTTTGGCAATTAGCAGTCATTGGCCTTTCATTGAGTTTGCACCTTCATATTACATACTTGAAAATAACTCTGCAGCAATAGAATGCAGTTTACTGTGTTGGAGTTTCAGATGAGCAGCTGTCCTTAGTTTGGAGTTTAGGTTGAAGGTTGTCAGCTTCTTTGTTGCAGTGTGCACTGATTCTTAAATTTTTCTACATGCAGTATGCTGAACTGAAACCGGTGCCTTGCACAACCTACGCCGATGCTTTTGCTCTAAGAGAAAAGTGTGCTACCCCTATCCTCAATCAGGTACTATTCAATTTCCATTATCTAGGACATATGCTCCACTTCCACTGctcaaatttaactatttattcaTGGTGTACTTGAGCTGTTTATaatctgttttcttcttatttgGAGAAAAATAAGGCTACATGATGAGTACAATCCTCTTAGTGGATTTCTTACCATTGGTGCCAGGGGGGATTTAAGTGTTGAAAATTGTAGGAAGAGGCGTGAGTAGACATTAGCGAATTTGTGGATTTTGGAAAGATAACACCGGCAATAGTATTGATCTTCCAGCTTTACTTACCTCTAGGTCAGGAGTGATGTTACACGTTACAGATACGGTGATGAGCAGCACCTGGATGAAGCACTGAAGAGGATCTTTCAATATGGTTTGGTAATTCctttttttgcccttttttaCTAACTGGACATTGTTTTGGCTCATCTATTTTTTATCAATAATTCCATGTTCTGTTATTAGAAGTTTTGCAAGGCAAGAACTTCCTTGCTTTATCCTACTTATTGATCTGCCTTCCTTTTGCACAATCCAACTGACAGGGTGGTGGAATTCCAAGGCGTAGTGCACCTATTTTACAAAACATTCGGGAAGAAGTAAGTTCCcaatacatttatttttttctgtgaAGTAGTCTTTCCAAAATATTGCATAATGTAAATCACACATATCATTTTCATAGTTTATATTTCATACTCGTTGGAAGAGTTTAATTACAAAATGGACCCCTCAAGTTTCACAAAAGGTTACTTTGGTCCATCAAGTTTAAAAGAAGCCACTTTAGACCCTGCTTGGGTGAGCTTCAGATTTATCTGAAGCTGATATCAAACAAACCCAACTAATCCTGTAAGGATGATTTACTTAACATGCCATCCAAGACCGGTCCAAATTGTTCACACAATATCTGCCGCATGTGAATTGGCATTTGGCACCTGTTACTTCAATGTGGACTGTAGGATGTTACTGAAACAATTCCTACAGTAACATCAAGCAAAGTTGATGATTCAAAATATTTGCCTGTAAAAGAATATAAATGGGCAAAGTAGCGATTTTTAATGGCCTAGACCCTTTTACTCTAACCAGACTACTAAAAGGATTAGTGCAGTGATTAGCATGTCAAATGTCAACTTGTTACATAATGGCCAATTTGTGGTGTTCTTGAACTATAGATACATGAAAAGGAGGCAGGAAATTTAAATATGAATAtcataaatatgtatttttcttGTGGGAAATAATTCCTCATTGATGTTTCTGTGTCCACCATGCATCTAAAAATCCTGCATCCCTCCATTTCTAATGGAAGTTTTGTCCCAATCGATTGTATCATCATTAAAGTCATGACAGATGAACTCAAATGATATTAAGTCAAATTAATAGCAGATTTTTCAGCTAGCATCAAATGCTATTTCTAGATCTCCGTAGTTTTCCTTGGTCATT encodes:
- the LOC4345365 gene encoding uncharacterized protein; the encoded protein is MSVQCAVRPLAALPAAAGTSRSRRVGGASHVAVAAVPSSPRRPRRAASVAPVRAAESSPPAAAPAPPSSGAAAGKAVVPDEEFTLAKVSFGVIGLGVGGTLLSYGFGAYFNLLPGSEWSALMLTYGFPLTIIGMALKYAELKPVPCTTYADAFALREKCATPILNQVRSDVTRYRYGDEQHLDEALKRIFQYGLGGGIPRRSAPILQNIREEVTDDGKYSLVLVFEAKALEISDFEKRQAKFTSFFGPGIKAEIGKGGDDLYEVRLISETT